The DNA sequence TGTTATGATCAGAAGAATATCAAACACATCCATGAACTTGGTGTTAGTTTCCCTTCAAAATTGGTGGAATTGTTCTGATGTTCCCATATTCCCAAAACACAACTCACATTGACATTATATGCCATTTATGTAGTGATTGTAGACAACAATGGAGTGCACGGttaagtgacacacacacacacacaccagcagtgtcacaacaaaaaaacaaaaatagcatCACACAGCTCAATTTCCTCTTTGTTGGGAAAAAAAGATCAATGATGGTCAACAGTTTTGGACTACACTGGTTAAATTATTTGTGCATGAAAATCAGTAAAGGACCAAATAAATAGCcattaaaaccaaataaaatcaCTGCAATGTCCATCTGCCTAATTTTTATCTCCAACAAAATAACAGTATGTTCATACAGGTAGATACCACATATTGTCCAGCCTTAGGTGGTACCATATAGATAGTGATAGTGAAAATGAAAGCAAGAGTAGATGGACAAAGTGATATCTAACATGGTGtcattgctttgttttctgGTAGCGATCATACAGTATAACAGTTTAACAAGGGACTGCAGATAAGAATTAGACTTTGTGGCAAACTGTTGCACAGTTACAGTAATAGtgattaatgtgtttgttttctgctgaaataaaaacaataaacatgacTGATAAAAAGGGCTGTGTGCAATATGACGATATATATCGTGtgacaagagaaaaatgtctaGCGTGTCATATTATgctctattgtttattttgttgtgacaCAACGTCCATCTTTTGCGCGGATTACATTGATAAATCACCCATCTCGGCTTTTTACTCGCGAAGCTTTtatcacatttacagtaaggAATTTAGTCGTCGTCAACTCTCCATCgctgtctgtctttcctctgCTGCGCTGCGCACACACGGAGGACTCAGCCCCGCAGCGCTGAGGAGCagcaaccataaatgacagcaaaacgcagtagagactgtctttatttatgctATTTACCAAATGTATGTGCACTcgtttaatttcagctcagtgtgagagtctctgctgctctttgctgtcatttatggtcgcactactctcctctgctctctgtggttcaCCTTCcgtgtgtgtgggtgaagtACTCAGGTTGACGACAACTACACTTGTTACGTTattgtaagtgcaataaaagcttcggGAGTAAGAAGCcaactatttattcatgtaattaaaatgtgctatattggGATAGGTATCGttatcaggatatgaaatgacctatattGGGATATGAGATTTAGGTTATATAGCCCAACCCTactaataaatgaaaagaacataGAAGGGTTGAAGGACTGAACTATGCTTCAGGTtttgtctcttcttctgctttcaGAGTGAACATGGGACGGAGCTGTTTGAGACTCTGGGACTGGAGGGAGAGATCAACCTGGCTATAGAGAATCTGGCAGAGTGGGCTGCTCCTCGGCCCGTAGAGAAGAACCTCCTCACCATATCAGATGAGGTTTATGTGCAGCCGGAGCCTCTGGGAGTGGTGCTCATCATCGGAGCCTGGAACTACCCCTGGGCTGTCACCCTGCAGCCGCTGGTGGGAGCTATTGCTGCTGGTACTGAATATACCCATATACATCTGTAGACAGGTGTAGATGTATGGTCTGTGTGTGGTGTAACTACAGAGGCTACATGCTGTAACCCATTAATGCACAAGTTATTTATCACCTTGAACTCTACAAACAGACATTCACTGGcattttttaacaatgataCAGAAAGAAATCGTATCATCATCATATCAAAGGAATAGTTCGACtttttgggaaaaatgtatttgcctTTATTGATACCACCTTCATGTTTGTACACTTAAGCTAGAGCTGTCAGCAGGTTAgtttagcttaacataaagactggaaacagggagaaacacCTAGCTTgttcaaatataacaaaatttGCCAACCAGCACCTATAAAGCTCACCGAATTCATGagcagattaaacaaacgagataATATGTCTCTGTTTTGTGGGATGTTATGTGCCTGGaccagttgccaggcaaccagaaGTCAGAGGCcgggtgctggtaggtggattttgtaaCTTTTGGAACATCATCCAagtttcagcaaaaaagcaaataagcgtatttccgaAAATGTCGAACCATTCCTTTAATTTCTCCACTGAGAAAAAACTCGAtagaccagaatgcaatgcagcTGGAACATGTGAAATTTTAACTGGTGCGGCTGCAACAATAATCATATAATGTCCCAGTTTTTACTAGTTAGCTAAAAGATGTGGAGAAAATATTGTGAGCACGTTCACTGTAGGCAGTCCAATACAACAATAACTGCTACCTTTGTAAAGAGTTTACAAGACTGTCAGAGAGCTGTTACTTGAGAATTTTCAGGccataaaatgtaatgttgttATTGGATTGCATACacataacacaacatacacaacacaacCCAGCACAACATAACAGAAACATCTGTGTACTTACATTTAACACCAATGCAAATAACTTCACCAGACATTATTTTATCTCTTCTCAGACGTGGGATAACGTGTTAACGTGATGGCTCTTTGTTATTTAGACAAAATtacataaatgtacattatgGATTTACTCAAAGTGTTCTCAGTTCTCTCACAGGCTACATCAGTGATggatttaacagttttttttgccACTGAAGCCTTTACTAATGTTGTACCTCTTTTCACAGTGAATGGCCTGTGACAGAAAAGTTATTAGACAGGAAACcgacatacaaacataaaaagatgTGTTAATTTGTGACTCCTCGTTAATTTATATGTGCTCACATCCTGCATGTTTTGCACTTTTCTGGATATTTAAAAGTTGAACCATTTGAAgtttcatttgaacattttaagtCTGCAGCTAAGGCAGATTGAAGGAAAGAGACACTACAGTGCTGTATTGTAGTTTCTGAGTGTGGATTCTTTCTTAAACTGGCAAGTTATTCACTACATAAGTGGTTAGGGATTGTTACCTGTGCCTGATGTATTCCTCTCTATTAACCCCCAAGAAATAGATCAAATTACTGCTGCAACACTTACCAATCTaatctgtttcttctctttcatctgtCAGGTAATGCAGGAGTAATAAAGCCATCTGAGGTCAGCTCTCACTCAGCCAAGGTCATGGAGGAACTTCTTCCTCTGTATCTGGACAAAGTAAGCCTCCTGCTTTGTTGGATTTGATGTGTAAACTCTATTtacatatatgcacatttaGTGTGAATGTACAGGAGTTCTAATTGCTGGTTACACTCTTCCCAGGATCTGTACCCTGTTGTGACAGGTGGAGTATCAGAGACCCAGGAGCTGCTGAAGCACAGATTTGACCACATTTTCTACACAGGAAGTAGCGTAGTGGGTAAACTGGTGATGGAGGCTGCTGCTCGCCACCTCACCCCAGTGACGCTGGAGCTGGGAGGGAAGAGCCCCTGCTACATCGACAagaactgtgacatcactgtcgCGTGTCGGTCAGTCTGAATTGTTgaattaaacagaaaaatactgcCATCATCTACTCCATTGAAGCTTAAATGACCAACAAACCAAATTTcaaatcatcaataatgtgCTGAAGTGAAGGGACgttaatttattttaactaaTACAACATAAAAGTCTATCTTCAAGACATCAGAGCTTACctaattttttcttttccaatgCAGTCGTATCACATGGGGAAAGTTTGTCAACTGCGGTCAGACATGCATCGCTCCAGACTATGTTCTGTGTGAACCCTCCATCCAGAGCCAAGTAGTGCAGGAGATCAAGAAGAGTATCAAggttggtttaaaaaaaaaaaaaaagttattttcacgCTAGGAATCTGAGAAGTGAAGggacattaatttattttaatgtaatggaAGTGATCTTTATAATTGTTTTAATCCTTAGTATTATTCTCACCACAATTATCTCCCCATATACAATCCTCTGACTGGGGTTCATAGTACAAAATCCTATCAAATGCAGCTGTGTGATCTAATGTGTGTGTCTAGTTTGGGGTCACTTTGGGGTCAAGGACATGTTTGAGAACAGTAGCCTTATGTAATAGAGTGTCTGtgtaatgtttgttgttgtctctctcCCAATATTGTCTTATTTGACCACtggtttgaaaagaaaatgcacattttctctgcagtgataaatcaggaaaagcacaatattactactacaatactactgaatattgcaacattttttataCAATATCCACATATACAACACCAATTTATTACTTCTGTCTGCATGAATGAAACATGAAGGCAAGCAAGGAGTTTATCAAACATCATGATATGACTAGAATTAGGTTGGTCAGAGAGTCATAATATCTGTTTCAGTTACTCTGCAATTAATTGAACAGCCCTAATAGCAACCGTTGCTTGGCACACAGCCACTGTTGTTGTTCACTCCATCATTAGCTGAGAGAAGCTGCCATGCTTTCCCTCCTAAAGGTCTGTAAATTGTCTTTTATTCTGAGATTACAAGCAATCTGAAGATAACATAAATCTTTTATGTGACACATTGTAGGAGTTTTACACAGATAATCCAAAGAACTTTGATGACTATGGACGCATCATCAACCAGCGGCACTATAAAAGGGTCATTGCTCTCATGGAAGGGTGCACCGTCGCTGTAGGTGGAGACAGCGATGAATCTCAGTGCTACATAGGTATGCGGTGTGAGCCATGGGCCGTCCTTGAAAAGCAGCTGAATTCACAATAAAGTATACTTTTAGTATAAGTTGGTCCGCAGTGCTGGCCAGCATATCATTCATTTAAACTACACTATATAGACTGAGGTAGAAGTCAGCAAAAGAGGGCAGCTGATGACTTTGTTTTATCTGCTTGGAGCCTCTACTGGCATGCACATGGATTTGATTGACTTCTTGAAAGGTCACTATGCTCAATGACATAGTGACTCAGAGCACTTAAAGGAATACCCTGCTGAAAATCTTCCATCTTTTGGATGTCAAACACTCACTACCTGTAGATTTCAAAGGTGGCTCTGAGAGTTTTGGTTGGGATTCATAGTTGTAATAGATTCTAGTATTAACTCAGagtcacagtgaaaaaaaaaacaaaacacatcgaTTCATAGAATACACAGATATTGTTTTACCTGCCagaatacatacatacaactgGCCAGCATGTCACCCACACTGAGCCACTTTTAGCTCGTTCTCCCTCTGTATATAAAACAGTGTCAATACATGTTGGTCTGTACTCTTAGTGAcattcttcctcctctgtcccgGCAGCTCCCACTGTGTTGAAGGATGTGACGAGTGAATCCAAAGTGATGAAGGAGGAGATCTTTGGGCCTCTGCTGCCCATCATCACAGTGAGCGGTGTAGAGGAGGCCATTCAGTTTattaatgagagagagaaaccgcTAGTTGTGTATGTCTTCTCCCATGACAAAAAGGTAAAACCTGCAGACATACTTGTTTCATGTTATtcaagtttttattgttttttgtattttaaaatgctaTGATGTCTGTTTGATGACTAGCTGATCAAAAGGGTGATAGCTGAGACGTCCAGTGGAGCTCTGCTGGCTAACGACTGTCTGGTCCACTTCACTGTCAGTGCTCTGCCCTTTGGAGGAgttggtgagtgtgtgtgaatattaaaCCTACCTGCAGCTACAGTATTTATCCTCCTCAGTTGTGGGAATGAAGCTGACACACATTTGTGACTCACTTACCCGTTCCTCAGGTAACAGTGGTATGGGCTGCTACCACGGCCGGCACAGCTTTGACCAGCTCAGCCACCTGCGCAGTTGTCTGATCAAGCAGCTGAAAATGGAGGGAGTCAACAGCATGCGTTACCCGCCTCACACCGCCAAGAAGCTGGGCTGGGCTCGATTCTTGCTGCTAAAGCAGGTCAACTTGGGCAGACTGCGCCGCATGGTGCTTCTAGCCATTTTTGCTGGTTTAGCAGCGTTTATTGTGCAGGTAAAGTTCATAAAAGATTACGTCCAAATAAGGAAACAAGGTTAAATGTTGTGATTTGTCTGTAATTTCCCTGGAGGTTTCCTGAAAAGAACAATGCAGTTTGGCACAAGTTACATGgatattagagacaaaattcagaGGCAGGTATTTAAACCCAGGGagatatttattgattattcatttattattggacACTTGATGCTGTGAAATAAGTAAACGACTCTGTGCTAAGTTAATGCTGTTAATGTGAATGAATTAACCAATTGAACACTGCACTTTTTTTGTAGTAAATTATAGTAAACTACGGGAGCTGTGACCTTCCTACCCTGTATGTGGCACTCAGCCATAACCACACTGATTCCCATTGAAGATGTAGATCTTTCAAAATGGCTCACAAGTACAGTAGTTtaattttttcagtattttttcagtaatctcctaaaacagctggattTGAACAAACCCAGATAAATAGTACATTGGTGGGGTTGGTCCTTTGGTGCACTAGTgagatgtgttttcatattattgacaacaatggagctcatGTCTATGtctgataataagaaaaatataaaatatcagcaGGCTTATCCTTCAGTCTCCTCACTGAAGAGGGATTGTCTGTGTTCTTGTCTACTGGAATCGGTGCAACATGCAATCTGTGGTGAAACTAGTTCTACCTTTGTTTTCAGTGCATGTTCACTTTCTAACACCAGGTGTAGTATGAGTTGGAGTCAAAAGCAGGTTCCTTGTTTATTAACCATGTGTAAGCAGAGTTTGTGCaaactgcacacatgcacatcacTAAGCAAGTTTTACTTGTTAGTCTGCAGGTTTTATATTCTGCAGCtgatttcactgaaaaaaaaccaaTATCAAGAACATAGTCCAGTTTAAACTACAGGTCATCAGTGCTGAGCTTAATGGCAAGATTGTTCTCTTTCAGGCAACAAGGGAATAACCTTctccacaaaaacaaattatattatCTTGTGCCTTATGCTTCTTAAACCTTAAACCCCTGATTAAGATTATTAcaaattgtcaataaaaatcatataaaaatcaCATCCAGGAAACACTTTGAAAACAAGCTAAGAGCTATAAAATAAATAGGACTACCAAACATTAGACTGCCAAACAAATGAATGAGAATAACACATTTATTCCAAGACACTTAAAGCCCAAAGAGAAAGCATACAGTTTCAGCaccttttattttgttttttttaaatgtaattacagCAGGTTCCAGGCAGAGGGAGCAGCAGCTGTAAAAGTACTTTCACCTACTTTAATGTAGAAtaattcatatacagtatatgagtcCTGGAAATAGAGGGCATAGCTGTCCACATGTTTTGGGTGAACTGATtgacataaatgaataaaccgACAGTTGTTGTAAACCAAGAATCATTTTATAGAACAGTGTCTCATGTATGTCAAACATCCATTAAATGTCATTAATCAGCACTAATGATcctcaacacacagcagcaagaTGTTGTTATCTACTAAGTGCTGATTCTTTAATAATTGACACACTTTGTTGTGCTTTTGTCTAAACTGACTGAAGTCTGTTTTCACACTAATGGACAGAAGGCATAGAGAGACATGAAGGCATCACTGAGCCCATAGTAGTTGTGGCACCTCACTTAGACTTTACGTAACAAGTTTGTTTTACATAACAATTGAAAGAAATTAAAGacagatgcatttttttaacagtggGAGAATTGTATGACGACTGTTCACAGAATTTTATaatgtcagatacattttccCAAGATAACCAAATATGAgcacccaccacacacacacacacacatacacacacacacaccacataccCACAGTCCTACAGGCTTGTACCCTCACACAACAATGGCTTTGTCTCCGACAGACAATGTGTGGTGTTGTCCAGGAAATCTAACCACATAATGCCCCCTCATCTACCCTCCCTTTTAATTACCCAGCATGCTTCGCTCTCCTCTGCTAAATGGCCTCTTTTGTTTTGGTCAACCCCACAACTTTTGTTGACATCCACACTTGTTATGCTCCCGTGACCTGCTAAAAGTATCTGTGTATTTCAAACAGGGGTCTGTTCAAAAGGCAGGTTTGCCTCTGTGTCTTTACACTCTTATGTTGTGTCTCATGTTTCTCGCAGAGGTTCCTGCGATGAAGCTGTGGAGCAGAAACTGGCAGCCTGTGTTGAACACCGCTCTGGTGCAGATCCTGGGACAGCCACACAGACTCCTGCCCTGTAGTGAAATGTAGCACTCCTATAATTGACTGGTCCATGTCATTGCATTTCTATATATCAGGTCATGTAACTGATTGAAAgcctttaaaaatatgtttttctaatCTCCTCTCTGTTACAGTTTAAGGTGCTAAAGAagattttattgtattatataaatatagtctgtaataattttatttaacctGGCAAAGATTTTAAGTTCAGATtctaaaaatgataaaacattcatAAGAATGATTTTACTACGctataaaaactgtaaaaaattttacacattttaaactaGCTTCTACATCACAGTGAATATCATGACTGCTTATAATGATGCCATTTCTTATCTCTGATTTACATTACAGTTTAGTTAATGATAATATTGTGATGCACACTTTCTGCAATAAAACCTCAAGAAAAAGTTTATTatgatgaattgttttgttcattgtttATCGCCTGATGGAAACTGATTTGAGTTGAAGGTGAATCTCCTAACACCTTCACAAGTGAGTGGCATATTACTAACAAGATCCCCAGGTTAGTGTAATTTATGACATGCCTATGACTGATGCACTGATTAAGATGTATTGACCTCCATGGTCcagttggtaaaaaaaatagCTTAAAGCTGTTAAAGGGGAAACACAAGTGAGCTACAATGTATTCCCAAACAGCTGCTAAGGCTCTGTGGTTTAGTTAAAACGCaccactttgtgtgtgtgtgtgtgtgtgtgtgtgtgtgtgcgcgcgcacgtgtgtatgtatgtgtgtgtgtgcgtgtgtcaggGGGTGGGGGTCTGATGTTATCAAGGGTCCCAGTGTCTCCGGCGCTCTGGAAGCAGCTCCTGGTTACAGTGAGCTTGCCTCCCGGTAAACTGATCCTAGATCAGCCTGACAGATGAACAGTGAGCCGCAGCGCGTCAGACACATGAACCGCtctcacatcacatcactgtcGGACTATTGaactaatattttattttatagagAATCCACTGGATGCGTGTTTGACCAAAGTCTAGGTAAGTGTGcgttttcttattttgttgtttaaaaaaaaaagcctgaatcGACTAAACGGATATTACAAACACAAGTTTATATATAGAGATATAATTTAGACCATCGACACCCACACTCACTGAAAAAAGAACAGGAATGACAGGTATTAATTCAGGAATTTCACTGTCTTATGGATATTTACTTATGTTAACTAAAGATAACATAACATGAAAGTCTATTAATACATGCGTGCTGACGGACGTCCAGTGTGAGTACTGTAGCTTTGAGAGTAGTCAGCTCCTTTACTTCAGTAGAAGAAGCAACACTGCAAAAATACTCTGTCAAGTAAAAGTCATGTTATGAAAATATTACCTAAGAAAAAGTACAGCAGTATGAAATAATTCGATGCATTAAAATGGACCCTGTTACTCTCTCATACATTGTAAATGTATTGTAGATATATTAGCATTTTGAAATGCTAATTAGACATACATTAATGCACATTAATAGTATTTCctattcatttttaactattttttttacttttatgtactGTTGGGTAGTTCAGTCTATAAcaatgattcatattttatatgctCATCATaatatgttgtgtttaaagTAACTAATAGCTGGAAATTGTAGAGGTATAAAGTGGCAAAGTAGTACAAATACATAAGTATGttgcttgagtaaatgtactttgttgtaTTTCTCCACTGAGTTCTGACTGTAAGCCTACATGATATCAGATGCAGACAAATGCAATCATTTAccaaaaatacttttattaacAAGAAATCAGCAGGCAAATTAAATTCATCTATAAATTTCTGTTGTGAGGTTTTATCTGTATGTTACAGTGATAATACTGTTACTTTTACTGTTACAGTGATAAGCCTGTTTGTAATCTTTTTCAGTGTCATCTATATGGATTTGGGCATTTTGACAATAATCATTTTGGAAGCAAAGTTTTCAAATCCAGCCCAGCTCTGACTGTTGCTttgatttttactgtttttctggGAGCCACTTTATCTGCAGGGCTGTTTGCACTTTAAATCCAAGCAAAGAGTTGAAGCAGAGGTCTTTGCATTTTGA is a window from the Thunnus thynnus chromosome 7, fThuThy2.1, whole genome shotgun sequence genome containing:
- the LOC137185612 gene encoding aldehyde dehydrogenase family 3 member A2-like isoform X1 yields the protein MLPEMSREQLVVQRARKSFQTGKTKPLEYRIHQLKSLLRFISERRRDIADAVKRDLGKSEHGTELFETLGLEGEINLAIENLAEWAAPRPVEKNLLTISDEVYVQPEPLGVVLIIGAWNYPWAVTLQPLVGAIAAGNAGVIKPSEVSSHSAKVMEELLPLYLDKDLYPVVTGGVSETQELLKHRFDHIFYTGSSVVGKLVMEAAARHLTPVTLELGGKSPCYIDKNCDITVACRRITWGKFVNCGQTCIAPDYVLCEPSIQSQVVQEIKKSIKEFYTDNPKNFDDYGRIINQRHYKRVIALMEGCTVAVGGDSDESQCYIAPTVLKDVTSESKVMKEEIFGPLLPIITVSGVEEAIQFINEREKPLVVYVFSHDKKLIKRVIAETSSGALLANDCLVHFTVSALPFGGVGNSGMGCYHGRHSFDQLSHLRSCLIKQLKMEGVNSMRYPPHTAKKLGWARFLLLKQVNLGRLRRMVLLAIFAGLAAFIVQRFLR
- the LOC137185612 gene encoding aldehyde dehydrogenase family 3 member A2-like isoform X2, coding for MSREQLVVQRARKSFQTGKTKPLEYRIHQLKSLLRFISERRRDIADAVKRDLGKSEHGTELFETLGLEGEINLAIENLAEWAAPRPVEKNLLTISDEVYVQPEPLGVVLIIGAWNYPWAVTLQPLVGAIAAGNAGVIKPSEVSSHSAKVMEELLPLYLDKDLYPVVTGGVSETQELLKHRFDHIFYTGSSVVGKLVMEAAARHLTPVTLELGGKSPCYIDKNCDITVACRRITWGKFVNCGQTCIAPDYVLCEPSIQSQVVQEIKKSIKEFYTDNPKNFDDYGRIINQRHYKRVIALMEGCTVAVGGDSDESQCYIAPTVLKDVTSESKVMKEEIFGPLLPIITVSGVEEAIQFINEREKPLVVYVFSHDKKLIKRVIAETSSGALLANDCLVHFTVSALPFGGVGNSGMGCYHGRHSFDQLSHLRSCLIKQLKMEGVNSMRYPPHTAKKLGWARFLLLKQVNLGRLRRMVLLAIFAGLAAFIVQRFLR
- the LOC137185612 gene encoding aldehyde dehydrogenase family 3 member A2-like isoform X3 — protein: MMSREQLVVQRARKSFQTGKTKPLEYRIHQLKSLLRFISERRRDIADAVKRDLGKSEHGTELFETLGLEGEINLAIENLAEWAAPRPVEKNLLTISDEVYVQPEPLGVVLIIGAWNYPWAVTLQPLVGAIAAGNAGVIKPSEVSSHSAKVMEELLPLYLDKDLYPVVTGGVSETQELLKHRFDHIFYTGSSVVGKLVMEAAARHLTPVTLELGGKSPCYIDKNCDITVACRRITWGKFVNCGQTCIAPDYVLCEPSIQSQVVQEIKKSIKEFYTDNPKNFDDYGRIINQRHYKRVIALMEGCTVAVGGDSDESQCYIAPTVLKDVTSESKVMKEEIFGPLLPIITVSGVEEAIQFINEREKPLVVYVFSHDKKLIKRVIAETSSGALLANDCLVHFTVSALPFGGVGNSGMGCYHGRHSFDQLSHLRSCLIKQLKMEGVNSMRYPPHTAKKLGWARFLLLKQVNLGRLRRMVLLAIFAGLAAFIVQRFLR